The Heptranchias perlo isolate sHepPer1 chromosome 17, sHepPer1.hap1, whole genome shotgun sequence genome has a segment encoding these proteins:
- the gp9 gene encoding glycoprotein IX (platelet), whose amino-acid sequence MLASGGLALLFLLNLPSVKLCPVSCQCTELSDQGFKVDCSSKHLKEVPVLPEDTTELYLQNNHLTTVAPGMFDKLQNLKKIDLSSNPWNCDCHIGYLKHWLEDQQLNSNPSVLCSTPVLINGKQILNLTGNEYPACKSHESIQCKPFIQRDILLFAASSLVLTLLVCTVYIAKHLSYWVFMTEPYFLLESPRRRLKSQ is encoded by the coding sequence ATGTTGGCCTCTGGTGGGTTAGCATTACTTTTCTTGCTAAATCTGCCAAGTGTCAAGTTGTGCCCAGTATCCTGCCAATGCACAGAACTCAGTGACCAGGGCTTCAAAGTTGACTGCAGCTCAAAGCACCTAAAGGAAGTTCCTGTTCTCCCTGAAGACACAACTGAACTTTATCTACAGAACAACCATTTAACCACAGTTGCTCCAGGCATGTTTGATAAACTTCAGAACCTGAAGAAGATAGACCTCTCCAGCAACCCATGGAACTGCGATTGTCATATTGGATATCTCAAACATTGGCTAGAAGACCAACAACTCAATTCTAATCCATCAGTTCTTTGTTCAACTCCTGTTTTAATTAATGGCAAACAGATATTGAATTTAACAGGGAATGAGTATCCTGCCTGTAAGAGCCATGAATCAATCCAATGTAAaccatttattcagagagatattTTGCTGTTTGCTGCTTCTTCGCTTGTTCTCACTTTGTTGGTGTGCACAGTTTACATTGCAAAACATTTGAGCTACTGGGTTTTTATGACAGAACCTTATTTTCTGCTGGAAAGCCCCAGAAGAAGATTAAAAAGCCAATAG